The nucleotide window aatcctaacccgaatatgggtttcACAAACACAACCatgacccacaacataaaaattatgcacaAATTGTgatcaaaaaatatttattttcaaataaacaatttcttaacatatatcaatcattattactattcctgaaataatcactactcttcaaataatatattaataattcattctcttctttatattttttagcttttctcttaaatattgtttttgtaATCGTTttcgaaatccaaataacgaatactaatataaaattttaagaaGTGTacgatttatttgttaaaatttgcatatataatgaaaataatttttaaattccttattatttaccttataagaaattcccaaaaaaattggtattgcaacaaatataaatgcaaTTGAAATTAGTGAATAAGTTAGAAGGGATGAAAAATGATTACATTTACTTTTTAAATTGtaataatcatttgataaagtaGACAACATTTGAATATATGAATTGTTTACAGAAGTACTAGAATATTTCTTAAgttcttcatatttttttaaaaattcattattatattccaAATATTTCTCGCAATTTGGATTGACATCATCAAATCCATCATACAtgtcacataataatataaatgcttcataaaatttagacatatcTTCAAGATCAATATTCAGcaaatctatatttttttttataacctcaatataatttttatgttccGTAGCACCCTCTATAGATTTTTGATACTCATTGAGATTTTTCATATGCTTATTATAGAAATCCATCAAATTAGAGATCCCGTCATTTGTTTTTTGATTTAacttataacttaaccacGCCAAAATATATCCAACAGCATTGATATTACTTTTTTCGTAATGCTCATACGAATAAGAAGGTATAAGAATTccattaaacaaaaataaacaaaaaccgttaattttatcgatatcATCATATGAATCTTTAGTAAGATACGTTTTATATCTACTATCATCATTAAATTGGTAATTTCCATTAATCAATTCATCGGGAAACCAACTCCTTAGAGCAATGAACAAattacactaagaaaacatttaaaaacaattaataaaaacgtgaattattgaaaatttgattaaaataaagtttaatgatatttatatgtaatacaatataaaaaatgtaaaggaaactattattattattaaaaaatgcatataccactcTGTCATCCATTATAAtgggattttatttttgatttgtaaattgagcaAAATCATCTATGTTATATACACTGCATCAAATATTTGACgaaaatactttaaccctataaATAACAACTCTCTgcagttaaatatattataagtttttcaataattaaattaatatagaataataaaataatattattactaaagaaaCGTTCTATCcctttttatgataattagctaaattaccttaaatagaggtatgtttaataaaattttgattaaatatagatatgatgcattttatacaagaaatgcattcttactaacattttgtataactatattataaaaattaatatacatttataatgaatttaaagtatgtttgaacatagaaaagaaatatatttatatcttatgttttaatggtcgcccttctaaaacttaaatactgtataaatttaaaaaataaaaagttctattattactataattcttaaaagcatataaataatcattttttaaaatatattaaatacttatatacttatttcttataatatataatatagttttttctaaaattataatacttgcaaattaagttacatgttccattttctaattgcatatacataattttaatattatttttatttaataaatataaattcataatatattttaatacgTTAAacaactttatttttattcctatataattcaatttaGAACTATATCTTATTGGGTAattatacaatatatttttccatattttccattctttaaaacgacaattagcacCGAACCCgaatttataagcttaaataagtctttgaatgtaaacagtttttaaaatcatacttagtaaatattaacatataaataccttctgatgaaattttaaagtataatagaaaactatgtttgattaggttgttatattgtcctttaagaggagagagataagatatgtttgttctttaatatataaatttagataaatattcgcTAAATGTTCTACATAgtccatttttatcttatatattctactggtatagttatcaatgtatatgtATTCAAGTaacttattaaaaattatatattttggtaattctatgataaaacattgatattttaaattaaaagaacgatgattcattaaacaatataatataatatacgttgatatggaataataaaaagacaTTTAACGTTAATTGAGTCTTTATACTTCTCTCTATTTATCCAGTtgtttagaatataaaaccacataccccaaattggatctttaacaaaaaatataacattgatacctttataatgtattattatgtgtcaTTGATTTGTTATTTCAATAATATAACTGTTAATTGTAGGAAATATTCAgttttatactttttttactgaatatgcataaaaaacAATTCTATGTAACACATAACAAGGATTTAGAGggtaattattatattttttaaaaatattattattattattttttagtcATACAATGTGTTGATAATGTTTTTATTCTTAgaattatagaaaaaatttataattcgaAATCAAATGAATCGATTATACAACATTGTTTTATATAGATTAttaaaatgcatatatttatattataatgttacacaaaatacattttttaattgtctTTATAAACCAAATTActtatattaatatgcagTTTACTTATTTTAATACTTATAATGAGTTTTAAAGTCAGATTCAAAGAATCTGAACATCAAACAAAAactattaattatatttgttattcTAAAGAATCgtcttttcttttataaacaaaaaaatcatcagcaaaaataaattaataaatagcACAGGATTGCCCTGCACATGTTTgtacatatttaataatggAGATTTTTCCCCATAAACGGAATTTATAGATTTTGTCGtcgtttttttttgagtagatggatttataattatttacacTTGTTTTTTTCCATCAGTTGAGTTTATACAgtttttttcgttttattTACATTGTACATAATAGCTAAAGCAAtgggaattaaaaaaactataattGAAATTCCAATTTCTTTGTATTTTTTGAGTACATTATCACCTATTTCTGTTTCATTTCCTGTTACTTCGGTTTCAGGATTTCCTGGCCTAACTATGGATTTTGGGATTGATTTTTGAGGTTCTTCTTGATCGTTTTTTTGATTGTAACTTCCTTTTTCAGATGATTCCTGAGGCAATTGCGATGTTCTAGTTTGTTCCGTAGAACTTGGTGATGAAGTTTCAGATGAATTTTCTTTACCTGATAGTGATTCGCCTCCTGAACATTTTTGCTCAGGTATACCTTTACCTAATGTAGAAGTTTCTGTATCTTTTTTAAGTTGTTCATTTACATAACTAATCGTGATACCATCAAATTTTATAGATTTATagtaaacattttttaaggTCGAGGACGACTTTTCATATAACTATTGCCAATATTAGTAAACAGAATACTAAAAAATGAACTATACGTTTCAAATGCATTTTTAACAACATCTATATATCTCAAGGTATCTTCGCCTTtctcaaaatattttttcccaTTCACAATTTCTTGGAAATCCACACTTATAACTTTACATGAGTTTGTTGCTTCTTTACATAATTTCTTACAATCATTTATTTCTTCTATTTCTTTAAGTTTTGGAAGTTCACTTGggttattattatcatttttaaatttctcATAAGCATTTTTTAAAGTCAACAACACATCACAATAATATTCATCTTCAAAAATCTTAGATTTTTTATCAACAAATTGATTGGATTGTTCTTCCCATTTATTAGCAAGATTTGAACCAGAGAAATTTGAAGAATCTTTGGTATATTTAGTAATTGCATTATACAACTCATTAAGTAACTCATAAAGTTTCTGCATTTCATCAATTttaatattcattatttttttattattgattTTATCAAGATattctttataattttcattatctttTATAAATGTAACATAAAATTCTGACACGCTTCCATAGGTCCCATTTTTAATTAGTTTCGTTTTATTACTTAACCATAGCATAATATACGtgatatatttgttatttatattttcagaTTCTATATAATCATCTTTGgtgaataaattattaagtaataatatagtaACAGCGCTAACTATTTGACCGATAGGTTTACATTCTCTTTTTTTGTCTCATTGCTAATAGGACAATAATGATTGGATATTTCAGTAGATAAATCATTTTTGTCTAAAGAAAAATGATCAGGCAATaatatgcaatatatttaaatgatttatactaataaaatattataaaaattaataaaatatgtattaatgaAATGTTATTGAAATTTAAGTTAATTTATAAACAATgcaaaaacaataaaataaaattcattttattaaaaattgtatatatcaCATTGAATGTCATTATAATGGATTGTGTTTTTAATCTGGAGATAATTCGccatcatattatttttatgtaatatatatattgagcCAAAATAGGTTATTAATTAATTGagatttttatataattaatatctGTAGTCAAAGCCatttttattagtttaaTGCTGGAATTAACATAgaacaataatataataaagtgTTAAAAAGGtaatttgatttttatttatagaaATCACTAAATTCCCTTAAGTGATTATttgtttaacatttttaacatatctatatataatacattttatacataatatcagtttttaaaataatatcttGAATACCCTGATTCCCCAAATTCATGGAATATCATAAcacaaataaatgaaattggggttttttaaaaataacaaatctATACacataaatacatatatattaaaaacataaatacatatatcttaaaaacataaacacatatatattaaaaaaataaacatatatatctTAAAAACATAAGCAATATACTTAATAAACACTACGATtaatatacacatattaatcttatttcaattttttaattacattTAGAGTTTATCTCACAAATTATGTACaataatgtaaataaatcaaaatatatgccatgtaagtatatatatgagTCTTCTATTaacaatttataataaacaaattgtatttattttaacatttatttaatcagtcataaacataaaatgttaacacataaatatataaatggaaATCCTAATCATATTCATAATCATCAGTCAGAAAACGCTAAATTCATACGGAACCAAAAGTCATTTTCCGTGTCTTCATAAAAACTTCTTTTATTGTctttattatctttattatcTTTAGTATCTTTAGTATCTAtattattgctattattTAATTGTGTTTCAGGTTTAGATACTACACTATTATGTTCGTTCgtattgtatatttttttgatagcACGAAATATTTGATTTCCTAGACCAGATCCCTTAGATTGGTAATACAAGTGAATAAACATacagtatatatatatgcgttAATATATACGTCACAACATGAAATAACcacattatataattttctatatattagtttatattttgttttgacAACTTACTTTCTGTTCGGAGCAATGTACTGACACAGCCAAAAGGGAATATAAGACGATGCAAACTAAACTAAATATTCTCTTATTCATTttcttattaataaaaagtgTTTCCTTGAAGTAGTACgctttaaataatatatatgttttattactTTTCAGTTTCCtttttatctattattattattgtaaaaCAATAAttctattatttaatattacaattattagaaatatattcttatacaatttgtttaattttaatttatataagcaaattatttgatatttatgaaagtatattataataaaattatatgatatattttaaagcATTCACAAATTTATAATCCTGCAATTATAAGTtaacaaaatttaatattttatttttactttaaataataacaataaataaataatatattattttaaatgcataaaaaaatatatataccaatttattctaaatatataaaaatgtatatatttgttctgaatattttttgtttatttgaatcatttattaaatataacaaaattatttttaatatttaaaatataaataaactcactaattaatatgtatatattatcatataaatatataataattcctATCATCCGAAATATAATCAtacaatttataaaattattacatttatgttttttttataataacaatCCATTTTCGCAAAAATtgcattattttaatataaaaaaatcaatttATGTAACAGATTCAACCTAAAATATAcgttttgcatatttttatataaataagtttttAGTATAATTCAATGGTCCATTTAATAATGTGtttgatattttataaacttatatttttctattgtTTATTTACAagtaaattaatatatatgaattatggtaataaaatattagatacatatatattgtaaatcGATATGTGCAAACATATGAAAAACAATTGACAAAAGTTGTTTGCATCTAAATGCATTATGATTTGTCATACTTTCCAaatgtttaatattatttaataatgttctatattttattttcctttcgtttttttaaaatatattatttccataGATAGTCATGcagtatttttatttataaatatatctcaTAATATACAACATAAAAtgcattatttatattcaaatcgcataaaatattcatattttcaaGTATACCTCGTATAAATCACAAcgaataatacatataaaaacaaaaatttgaaataaattaccaatttattaatatatgaaacCAGAAAATCAAATACAATTAATAACAAAGTGATTGATTTTGCCGTATTCATTAAACACATATTATAATACCTTTAATAGTTAAACATTATAttgtctttatttttataaatactatttaaatataacataaatataacacATTAGTTATCACAGTGCATTCGATCATATAGAAaatgtattttatatttttttataaaaataaggtAAATGAACTTTAACATGTCTCACACATATTAAAGTCCTAGTTATTTATACTAATAAATGGAgtgcaatatatttattattgtttgaATTTTATATTGTCTTTTAAATACGGAGTCATATATTTCTAACATTAAAATaagttaattaaatttatcattCCAAAGAATCatcttttcttttataaacaaaaaaaattaattaataaatggtgCAGGATCGCCCTGCATAATTTTgtacatatttaataatggATATTTTTCCCTATAAAtggaaattatatattttttagtctGTTTTTTATAAGTAGATGGATATTAATGCTCTTCATGCCCCaaatttcattattaaaatggagggatcataaaaattattaattcttACCAACCTAAGAAAAACAATTCTTAACAAATAAATGCATATTTTGCATAGAAGTCTTTTAATGTTTCGATGGtgtgataaatatattaataaaatcgATTTATTTTCATGAATAACATTTATTCAAATTACCATCATAAATCATTTTgtttcattataaaagtatactttgtgtatataatttgttcatgtcttttttatataaaaatacattatatgcatttaattttgtgAACAAGATAATAAGTGCTATAATTcatcaattattttttctgtACAACTGACATATATGCTAGTttttatcacttttttttcattaaaaatttatgtttcatactttattattttcgtcatttttAGTATTTTCATAAAACTCTAAATTTAGTTAAAAATTCGCTATCTCCAATAAGAGATGTCTTAAGTATATCAAATACCTATTATTCATTCTTTTAACATTAATTATTTAACATCTTAATAATAAgaaatatatctttaaaaaTCAACATACTATGCGTATTTGGTTTATGATATTTTCCTTAAATAGAAAAGAAATAAGGAAgatatgttttttaaaaatcaaAGTTAGATGCATATGCCTATTTATTATACaagttaatttttattacacTTTTATGCCATTATATTTAATGTGtatatgttataaaaatatattgaaatgttcaatcatattaaaaataaatttattttgcaaatttatatatgaaattacgttgtttttaattataaattaatatttcgCTAAACCTCGACTCTAAatcattaatttatttcatattttttattttatatgtatatcctccttttttattaaaaaccTATATACTATTTATTGAATTTTGAACttctttataatatattttattttacaaacTTGGATATTccaataaatattatgaaatttaaaaaaatttaatcaaAACGAAACCAAGAATAATACCCCCCTAAAATATATCCCATAGAACAAAGCATTAACTCATGTTACAGAAactatatacataatatagaACAATTCCCCCTAAAACCTAAAGGGTTCAGACTTCGACAtcaagaaaattataattaaaaataaagatatattttgGGTAAGGCATTCcatgatttattttatattttttttatatttgtatatatatataatcccatacatgaaatattattttatatatttttattttgatttaataaacaatgaaaatataaaacttgtaTATTCGTAATGCatcatattaaaaatattatataaataatataattagaataatttatttttatatattataatattaatgaaattatgaataataatatttgatattcattatttatgaaaCCTTCAGATATTCACGTTgctttataataaatttatttaaataaaaaagtataaattttaaaatccGATAAATTATACGAATTTGtcgtttaaataataattctaatttttttaaaataaatattagatttttatactttattagaaaattatttgcttcaattttaattatacttATGCAGCTTTTtgatttttaatttttaatttttaatttttaataaaaatacaacatattttttaatattttattaattaagcCAGAAAATggttaaaatatatattgacataatttttttcgttGTAATATTGTTTGTGTATGTGAGTAATAAATCTTTTGCAAGCGAACTTGCTTCAGCAACTGATGTCAAACGTAAACCTGCTTCAGCCACTGATGCTAAACGTAAACCTGTTTTAGCCACTGATGCTAAACGTAAACCTGTTTTAGCCACTGATGCTAAGCGTGAACCTGCTTCATCAACTGATGCTAAGCGTGAACCTGCTTCAGCCACTGATGTCAAACGTAAACCTGCTTCATCAACTGATGCTAAACGTAAATCTGCTTCAACCACTGATGCTAAGCGTGAACCTGCTTCAGCCACTGTTGCTAAGCGTAAACCTGCTTCAGCCACTGATGCTAAACGTAAATCTGCTTCAGCCACTGATGCTAAACGTAAATCTGCTTCAGCCATTGATGCTAAGCGTGAACCTGTTTTAGCCACTGATGCTAAGCGTGAACCTGCTTCATCAACTGATGCTAAACGTAAATCTGTTTCATCCACTGACATTATAGGTAAACTTATTCCAACTGACGATGTTATAGTTAAACCTGTTCCAATTGATGAGGTTATAGGTAAACCTGTTCCAATTGATGATGATGTGTATAAATTTCCTTCAATTAGTGATCTTATACGTAAAAATATTCCAGCTAATAATACTTTACGTAAATCTGCTCCAATTGATGATGATGTGTGCAGACTTGCTTCAATTAATGATTTTATACGTAAACCTGTTTCATATGATGATAGTATACGTAGACCTGTTTCAATTAATGGTGTTATACGTAAACCTACTCCAGCTAATGATGTTTTACGAAGATTGGCTATGCGAAATTCTACTGTACTCAAACTTTTATCATGTGATTATGATCTACCAAAATCTATTTCATCCCTTTCGGCCCTATCAAAACCTACTTCATCCCTTTCTACCCCACCAAAATCTACTGCATCCCATTCTACCCCACCAAAATCTACTGCATCCCTTTCTACCCCACCAAAATCTACTTCATCCCGTTCTGCCCCACCAAAATTTACGTAAGAAATATACCTATatccatataatatatgatcACAGTGAATATAACTATACATGTTCCggtatatatatgaaaatattatatatatatattcgtCTAAATAAGAATTTGCATGCCAATTTGAACGAAAAAcactatttataaatatatttcgtttcttttattttacaaattaAAAGCAAATTCACTTTCCTCAATAGTAAATCGAATGAAGATTGTGAACAAGATGTCTCACCAACATGCACTGATCCTGAAGAAACTCAGAAAGCAACAGAACTTATGAATGAAGCTGTAACGATTTTACAACAAATTGCGAAAGATATAGACGTTTGTGATCATGTTAATAAACAATTTGACATAGATATATATTCCAAACAGCACGAAGAAAATACAGAGATTACAATATATGACTATGAAATCAAAAATTCCAATAATGTACGAATTAACAGACAAAATCatttaagttataaaattaatttttattaaattattattatatatatgcatgtatttttttttgttgttaGTATAATGTGATAATAAATAAGATATGGAGTCCCAATGGTACCCAATCTTTTGATGAGTACCTTATAAAaggtatataaaaaaatagataacTAATAAATTAGTATATCTTTATCACTATGTGCTATTTCTTGTTTATCGCCAATGTTTTATACTCCTATTTTTTATCtatcattttataattttcataatattttaatttacacgatgcaaaattataatttttttttagagaAACTTATTCGAGTATACAATCCAAATTTAGTATTGATGGAACAACGTCGCAGTAGTATTATTGGACCATTcgaaaaatattcatatgtTTTAGCCACAAAAGTTGAAGTAAGAacgattttttttattctttacCTCTGGaagttatatttttcattaaattgTTGCaccataatatataaaaatatatatatttttatttttattttgtaggTATCAAGCGATACAACTATAATTGTCTTCTCTTcagcaaatataaatgacTATAATAGCTCATCTCGAAAAGATTATACAAACACTATCTTAAAAAGTGCAAACGAATTCAAAATTAATGTCAATTCTGAAGAAGATATTAAAGATgggaaattaaaaaatttttatattaacttAGCAGgatatatcattaaaaaaGAAGGAAAGCGCATTAATATTACATGTGTCTACTCTATAAACACTGTATGTATTTTaataacataataatttatttcaacatttatcaaaaatatatatttcctttataagtgtacatatttataatatttggCACCCATCTCTCAAAAAAttgaaacatttttttatatatttattattttgttgttttttttcgTAGATGAATTATGATGTTTACTATGCCCCAAGTTTCGTTACAAAAATGGAGAGAtcagaaaaattattaatgcTTAGCAGCTTAAAAGAATTCTTTGATAGAAAATAAACATGTGTTTCACATTGTAGTTTTTTAAGACTTTAATATTgctatgtatatattaataaaattaattaattttcatACATTGTGTCTATTTTAAATTGTCATCATGAAGGTtctttttctgttttttaaatttgtgtTTTGTATATAATGTGTTTATTACTTTTGTACATAAGGATGGATATACATGTATTTGTTTTTGATAACACTTCGTATATAATTACCATAAATTACGAaggtatttatatatgatttttCTTTATTCTAATTATTtatcatctttttttttgttaaaaacctataaatttgtattatcGTCATTATTTGAAGTATTCTTATAAACCAAATATAtcttgttaaaaaataattatttaccATATAAGATTATATTTATCGATAGTATCCTTAGAATCATCTATTAATGAtttaatttctttttttttgaaagaATTTCCGtaatccaaataatgaatacagatataaatatgttaaaaaataaaattataattttttgtattcatatatatgcCGTGACAAAAtgattattaaatattatattttataattgagatatttttaccttataagcaattcttaaaaaaattgtattataacAAATACAAATGAAATTgaaattaatttatctattatatatacactcGATGGTGATTGTAAAAACTTAATGATGTGTTTCAAATATTGATGTTACAATTtcattatatgtattaacTGCTTTAGATACTTCAAAGTTGGTGTATCTGGGTTCAGGGTAATTTTTTCTATTGAAAATTTTAGACGATTTTCCCATATTATACTAAGGAAAATACTATACtttctaattttattataaccATTTGATAAAATAGAAAGTACTTGTCTATATGAACTACCGTCGGTATTATTATCAATGTCATTAAAAATTGTGTAATGTAtcaacatattttttagctttttttaaatatgtcaTGCTATCGTTAACTTTCTTTGTGTCATTAGAACAAATTCTacgtaattttttaaatatattataaaatttagaaatatatttaatatcaatatttatcatatattttttttatttataagattgctataatttttataatgtgTAACTTTATTTATAGATATAGTAACCCttgtatcattttttatatgtttattataaaaatcgtttaagttttttaaattgttattGGATTTTAGACTTAATATATAACTTAACAATATCCAAATATacacaaaaatattaatagtaTATTTTATGTCGTTTCAAAAGTTAATCACCctgaataattttattaaataaacataaaacCCAGCTTTAATTCTATCGGTATTAGTAGTgccatttattattaatatagtattaaaaaaaaacttttaaaattatattctcCAGAAATgtttaatttatcaaaaaaaaatttccgGAAAGTATTAAACATATCACACTATGaaaccatttaaaaaaaaattaaataaaaatatacattaatgaatattattgaaatttaatttaatttatagacattcaaaaataataaaataaaagaaatatatttcattaaaaaatgtatatgtcatttaaaaaaatattataattaatattatttattatatatattataatattagagAGACTAAAAGCCATAACATTTTTggataattattatttataaaagctTCGCTTATTGATGTCGCTTGTAATTAaactatttaaatataaaaaatattgaatttataaagataataaactatataaaattattaattatgcAAGTAAATCAtaattcttatttttttaaataaatatgtagtTTTAACATTTTCGAATAAAGTTTATATTTCGATTTTAATTAC belongs to Plasmodium yoelii strain 17X genome assembly, chromosome: 11 and includes:
- a CDS encoding PIR protein, producing MDDRVCNLFIALRSWFPDELINGNYQFNDDSRYKTYLTKDSYDDIDKINGFCLFLFNGILIPSYSYEHYEKSNINAVGYILAWLSYKLNQKTNDGISNLMDFYNKHMKNLNEYQKSIEGATEHKNYIEVIKKNIDLLNIDLEDMSKFYEAFILLCDMYDGFDDVNPNCEKYLEYNNEFLKKYEELKKYSSTSVNNSYIQMLSTLSNDYYNLKSKCNHFSSLLTYSLISIAFIFVAIPIFLGISYKYSLFGFRKRLQKQYLREKLKNIKKRMNY
- a CDS encoding fam-c protein, which produces MNKRIFSLVCIVLYSLLAVSVHCSEQKGSGLGNQIFRAIKKIYNTNEHNSVVSKPETQLNNSNNIDTKDTKDNKDNKDNKRSFYEDTENDFWFRMNLAFSD
- a CDS encoding fam-a protein, which produces MVKIYIDIIFFVVILFVYVSNKSFASELASATDVKRKPASATDAKRKPVLATDAKRKPVLATDAKREPASSTDAKREPASATDVKRKPASSTDAKRKSASTTDAKREPASATVAKRKPASATDAKRKSASATDAKRKSASAIDAKREPVLATDAKREPASSTDAKRKSVSSTDIIGKLIPTDDVIVKPVPIDEVIGKPVPIDDDVYKFPSISDLIRKNIPANNTLRKSAPIDDDVCRLASINDFIRKPVSYDDSIRRPVSINGVIRKPTPANDVLRRLAMRNSTVLKLLSCDYDLPKSISSLSALSKPTSSLSTPPKSTASHSTPPKSTASLSTPPKSTSSRSAPPKFTKFTFLNSKSNEDCEQDVSPTCTDPEETQKATELMNEAVTILQQIAKDIDVCDHVNKQFDIDIYSKQHEENTEITIYDYEIKNSNNYNVIINKIWSPNGTQSFDEYLIKEKLIRVYNPNLVLMEQRRSSIIGPFEKYSYVLATKVEVSSDTTIIVFSSANINDYNSSSRKDYTNTILKSANEFKINVNSEEDIKDGKLKNFYINLAGYIIKKEGKRINITCVYSINTMNYDVYYAPSFVTKMERSEKLLMLSSLKEFFDRK